A genomic stretch from Pithys albifrons albifrons isolate INPA30051 chromosome 28, PitAlb_v1, whole genome shotgun sequence includes:
- the LOC139683379 gene encoding uncharacterized protein: protein MDWEWEHPLLLGPGSSQPGIPKPPFPTRDPPSLGFPNPLFPGPGSSQPGIPNPPFPGAGILPAWGIPIPLLLGPGSSQPGIPKPPFPSWDPPSLGFPNPLFPADFSQAGNSQTPFSQPGFSQPGDSQSPFSRGQDSPSLGNPNLPFPSLGFPIPLFPAWRFPNPPFPSWDSQFPFSQPASPRLGIPNPPFPSLGFPIPLFPAVIPNAPFPSWDSPSLGFPIPLFPAWRFPIPLFPAGIPNPLFPAVIPNPPFPRARILPAWGIPIPLFPGVIPNAPFPSWDSPSLGFPIPLFPAWRFPIPFSQL, encoded by the exons ATGGACTGGGAGTGGGAGCATCCCCTTCTCCTGGGGCCGGGATCCTCCCAGCCTGGGATTCCCAAACCCCCTTTTCCCACCCGGGATCCTCCCAGCCTGGGATTCCCAAACCCCCTTTTCCCGGGGCCGGGATCCTCCCAGCCTGGGATTCCCAATCCCCCTTTTCCCGGGGCCGGGAtcctcccagcctggggaaTCCCAATCCCCCTTCTCCTGGGGCCGGGATCCTCCCAGCCTGGGATTCCCAAacccccttttcccagctggGATCCTCCCAGCCTGGGATTCCCAAacccccttttcccagctgaCTTCTCCCAGGCTGGGAATTCCCAAACCCCCTTTTCCCAGCCGGGATTCTCCCAGCCTGGAGATTCCCAATCCCCCTTTTCCCGGGGCCAGGAttctcccagcctggggaaTCCCAATCTCCCTTTTCCCAGCCTGGGATTCCcaatcccccttttcccagcctgGAGATTCCCaaatcccccttttcccagct GGGATTCCCaattccccttttcccagccagcttctcccaggctgggaattcccaatcccccttttcccagcctgGGATTCCcaatcccccttttcccagctgtgaTTCCCAATGCCCCTTTTCCCAGTTGGGATTCTCCCAGCCTGGGATTCCcaatcccccttttcccagcctgGAGATTCCcaatcccccttttcccagctggGATTCCCaatccccttttcccagctgtgaTTCCcaatcccccttttcccagggccaGGAttctcccagcctggggaatcccaatcccccttttcccaggtgTGATTCCCAATGCCCCTTTTCCCAGTTGGGATTCTCCCAGCCTGGGATTCCcaatcccccttttcccagcctgGAGATTCCCaatccccttttcccagctgtga